In Verrucomicrobiota bacterium, the genomic stretch GTACAGCATTTTCCGACCGGGTCGTCGAGGCTTTGCGTGCCCAGATCAATACCAAAATCGGGGCGTGACATTCTTCTCGGCAGTATTTTTGATTAACAAAATTTAAACAGGAGAAAATGAATCATGTTCGGAGAAATTAAGAATACACAAGGTGAAAAACTCGATTACATCTACCACAAGGGTGGTGAACTGAAGCAAATTGTTGTGATCGGCCATGGTGTCACAGGGAATAAAGACCGTCCCTTTGTTGTGGCTCTCGCTGAAGCTCTCGAAAAGTCAGGGGTGAATGTCTTGCGTTTCTCATTTAGTGGGAATGGCGACTCAGAAGGGAAATTTACGGACTCAACCATCTCCAAGGAGGTCGAGGACCTCGGGGCAGTTCTGGATACACTTTCAGGATACGAAATTCTTTATGTCGGGCATAGTATGGGAGGTGCGGTGGGAGTTTTGCGTACCAGCCAAGATAATAGGATTAATGCCTTAGTTTCCCTTTCCGGAATGGTGGATACGGCGGAATTCTATAAACGGGAATTTGGCATGCTCAAGGCGGGGGAAGGTTTTATGTGGGATGAGGAGACTTGTCCGCTTTCCCAAGCTTATGTCGATGACATGCTCCAAATCGGTAATGTCCTGGCACAAGGCGCCAAAATCAAAGTACCATGGCTCCTCGTCCACGGGACAGAAGATGATGTCGTCCCCATTAAGGATTCAGAAGACATTTTTGCAAAGGCTCATGAACCAAAGGAACTCTTTACGATCCCGGGTTCTAACCACGTTTTTTCAAATGAACACACAGCCCCGATGATCGAGAAGGTGGTTCCGTGGGTGAAAAAGCAATTTGCTCATTAATTTATTTTAATCGCGATGCGATATATAAAAAAGCCCCGCAATTTGCGGGGCTTTTTTTGTGCGAAAATGGGGTAGAGGATTTATTTGGAAATAATTCCATCCTTTGACATGCTGGAGACTAAAGTCCCGACGAGGGAATTTACCGTTGATTGGGATGCTTGGGGGTTGAATGATTGTGATTCCCCGGACCAGATCAGATTATTGTTTGCGGTGGAATAAATTTTTGTCGAAATATAGACCACTTTTATATTTTCAAAGTAGCCGGGGGTTTGCACCATTGTGTATTGGGTCATGACGTAAGGATACATACCGTAATAAACAGGTTGCATGTATGTGGCCCCCTGGACATATTCGGTTTTGTGTTCTTCTTTTTCTTTTGTCGTGACGATCACAGCCGAGTAGCGGTTAGCTTTAACTACCTTTTTAATATTTGATTCAGTGGGGGCTGCTCCATTCAGCGCTACATAACCTTGAGTCGCTGTGATGCCTCGTGAACGTAGGGAGTTCACAAAAGAGTCCTCAAACATCCTGGCCACAGTACTGTTATTACCCAGACCGATCACGAGGACGTTATTCAGCGCACCGCCGGCATAGCTGGGTGATTTCCAAGTCCCAGTCATTTCCGTATTCCCGCATGCGGAAATGAAAAATAGGCCTGCCAATAGAAAGAGTGTTAAGATTTTATTCATAACAAAGTTTCAGTTTAGTATCAGATTTTGTCAATGAATATTCAGAATCAGGGTTTCGGCTGTTTTGTGAGGAATGGGTTTTATTTCAGGTCAAACACCAAGGCTTCTCCTAAATCATCGGACTCAAAAGTAGCTAAAGACTCCTCTTCGAGGGTTGCTGCATCGCCGGCCTGGAGGCTGAGACCATTGATAGTGAGAGTACCCTTGGATACTTGCACCCATATCCCGCGCCCGGAAGCGATGGGTAACTTGAGACTTTCACCGGCTGCCGGTTTACACAGATAAATCCGAGCATCCTGCGCAATTTGCGCGGAATCTCCAGCCCCATCAGCGGAGACGATCAGAGTTAGGTTATCTTTTGCGGCAAATTGCGCGGGTTTCCATTCGGCATAACCCGGGGTGAGTCCGGTTTTCTCGGGATGAATCCAGATTTGGAGTAAATGGACGGGGTCTTGGTTGGATGCATTAAATTCACTGTGCCGGCTGCCGGTTCCCGCACTCATCGTTTGGATTTCACCGGGATGAATAATGCTGCCGTTACCCATGCTGTCATGATGCTGGAGTTGACCGGAAATGACGTAGGTGATGATTTCCATATCTCGATGGGGGTGGAGCGGAAAACCCATGGATGGCTGGACGATATCCTCATTGATCACGCGCAAACTGCGGTAACCCATGTCTGCCGGATCGTCATAATCAGCAAATGAGAATGAATGATAGGAATTCAGCCAACCGTGATCGGCATGGCCGCGTTCACGGGAGGATCTTTTGATCATCATATTTGTACCTTTCAGGAGTGCCCAGTGTCTCCACGGGCCCATAAAGGATATTCTGTTATTAGCCTCAGGCCGCCTTTTTAAAGTGGTGAGTAATCAGCGCGTCGATCGAGAAACGCCCGGGGCCTGTGATAAAAAGGGTCAGATAGATCGCCAGATAGACGAATGCTAATTCCCCGGTTTGTTCGCCGGAAAGGGCGAGTTTATGCACAACGATAAATGCGATCGCCATCGTCGCGATTAATTGGGTCAGGGCTAAACGACTGCAAAAACCAAGGATGAGCGCGGTAGAGCAGAGCAGTTCAGCAAAAACCGCCAAGGCCAAGCTTGTTTTTACATCCAGACCGAGTACTCCCATGAATTGGGGGTTGTCAGACAGGAGGTTTTGGAATTTTCCAAGCCCATGATTAAAGATCATGAGGAGGCCGATCCAGAGTCGGAGGAGGAGGATGCCAAAGTCGGCAAAGAGCAATTTGCGGCCTTCGGTCATCCAGTGTGCGTATTGGGCAAATAGTTTCATAGGGTTATTTTTGTATGGGGGTTTTTGAGTATGGGGGTTTTTGAGTATGGGGGTTTTGGTTTTACCAGTTCACTACCAGTGGGGCAATTTGCTGACGGGCTGTTTCGATAGCCTTATCTTTTCCGATATCCGGGACATTGATTCCTTCCGCATTGACGAAGGTAATATCCGTGACCCCGATGAAGCCGAAAACAGTCCGGATGTAGGGTTCTTGCTGGTCATAAACGGCAATGGGGGATTGAGCTGCATAAGCCCCACCACGTGCTGTCAAAACACACATCTTTTTACCAGCCGAGACAAGGCCTTGCCAACTGCTATTAAAGGTCCTTCCGATCCGGACAATCTGGTCGATGTAGGTCTTAAAAATCGAGGAAATTCCGAAATTATGCATCGGTACACTCATGACGTAATAGTCGGCGGCGAGGAATTCATCAATGAGGACATCAGAGATTTTCATGGCTTGGACAGCCTCGACGGATTCTTTTCCCGGTAAGTGATAAGCTCCCAATATCCAGGGAAGAGTGACATGTGGGGGGATCTCTTTGGCGAGATCACGGTAGACGATATTCACATCCGCATGGTTGGTCTTCCATGCGTCGATGAATTCATGGGCGATGGTGCGGGAGATCGAACGATCTCCGCGGGGACTTGAGTCAATGTGGAGGAGGGTTTTCATTATAAGGGCAGGACTTTGGGTTATTTTGGTTAAAAGCTTTATATCAAGTTAAAATAATGATTAGGGGATAGGGACTGAGGTGCCGAGTTTTTTGAGGAGGGACACCAGTGAGGATTTCTCTTCATCGGTGAGTCCTGAGACAGCCTTTTCCATACGTTGTTCGTGGGCGGAAAATGCTTGGACGATCAGGCGGTGCCCTTTATCAGTGAGATACACTAGTGTCTTGCGGGCGTCATCGGGGCATACAGTTCGCCGAACGAGTGAACGTTTTTCAAGCCTGTCAATCGATGTGGTGATGGATCCACTGGTTAAAAGTATTTTTTTGCCGATTGTATTCACCGGCAGCGCCCCTTTGTGTAATAAAACCTCGAGAACCCCGAAATCTGACAGGCAAAGGTCAAGGGCTTGGATGCTCTTGCGATCATAGGATTCCATGGCTCTAGAGGCTTTCCACAAGACTAACCAGAGATGAACTCCTTTGACGTTTTCTGTCACCATAGAATGACATTATCACGGATTACCTTGATGTCAAGACGATTATCGAATGTTTTCTCTATTTTTCTGTAATCGTGAGTCGTGGGTGGTATAGATTGATGACATTGAAACATCTTTTTAAACCACGCGAACAAACATTGGGTGAAGAAATTGCCAATAGCATTAGCCACGGGGTCGGGTTAGTGGCGGCATTGGTATTGGCGCCCATACTCATTATTTTCGCTTTTCAAAAAGGGAACTCACATACGGTTATCGCTGCGGGCATTTTTGCTGCGACTGTGATCCTGCTTTATTTGGCATCCACACTCTACCATGCCCTTCCGCATAAAAAGGCTAAAAAAGTTTTAAGAATCTTCGATCATAGTGCGATTTTCCTTTTGATTGCAGGCTCTTATACTCCTTTCACTGTGGGTTTATTAAAGGGGGTCTGGGGATGGACACTTTTTGGTGTCGTCTGGGGGCTGGCCATTGTGGGGATAGGCCTCAAAATCGGTTTTGGCACCCGGTACCCGAAGATATCAACGACGCTCTATTTATTGATGGGTTGGCTTGTGGTTTTTGCGATAAAACCTCTCTGGACACAGATGCCGAGGGAAGGGTTTTATTGGTTGGTCGCCGGCGGCTTAGCTTACACTTTGGGCGTTTTTTTCTTTGCGGCGGAACGGATCAGATATAACCATTTTATCTGGCACCTCTTTGTCTTGGCTGGGACCACTTGCCATTACGTCATGATCCTTTTTTACGTCTGAGGGTGCCATGAAAGGGGGCGGGGAGTCTCCGTATTCTGGAAAAAAATCGCAAATGGCCGTTTCTTCGGGCGGGCATACTCACTCACTCAAAAACACGTGGAGTGGGCACTTATATGACAGCATGTTGTTTGAGCTCCTCAAGGGTGACAAATTCAAGTGCAGAAATGTGCGTGGCTTCGAGGATGATTGCGGGGGCGGATCCGGCGTTATAAGCCTCAGCCCAGCGCGTGACGCATAGACACCATTTATCTCCGGCCTTTAATCCGGGGAATTGGTATTCGGGCATGGGGGTGCTCAGGTCATTCCCTTGTTGTGCTGAGAACTCAAGAAACTCATCATTCATGACGCAACAAACCGTGTGTAGTCCCAAATCCCCCGGCCCGGTATGGCAATAGCCGTCCCGGTAAAATCCGGTCATGGGTTCATAACAACAGGGAATCAGGGGTGTGCCGAGGACGTTTGATGCTTGGGTCATAAGATTTATAACTTAGCATAAAACTCCTCTCCTGCACAAAGATAGTTATCAAAAATGATAGGGAGTGAGTTGACCCATCTTCACGACTCCTTTGTTCCGGGGTCATTTGCTTTTGAGCCAATTCGGGGCCGAGCACTATAAACAATGGATTCTCGACTTTTTCCAGTCGGCAGCAAACTTATAGACGTGAACATTCTAGTACTTCGTCAACTCCCTGTTCCCGGGAACCTATTGATTTGAGGATTTTCCTGAGCAAATTGCTCTGTGGTGAACTCGCTTTACCTGACAGTGCCGGATTTGACATGGGAGGACACTCTCCCCACATAATCTCTGCCAATCGGTGAAATCTGGGGATAAAAAACTCGAATCTTGACACCTATAAAGGTATAGTTATTATACCACTATGGAGTTTGAGTTTAACTCGGAAAAGTCCGAGAAAAACAGAGTCAAACATGGCATTGATTTTCTCACCGCACAGGAGCTCTGGCAGGATGAGGCACGGCTTATCGTCCCGGCACGCTCCGCAGATGAGCCGCGTGAAGCGATCATTGCCACTTTGGGCAAAGCCTGTTGGACAGGGATTTATACGATTCGAAATGAGAAAATCAGAATCATGTCAGTAAGGAGATCAAGAGATGAAGAAAAACAAAACTACGATCAAGGCTGCTGAACTGGATCAGATCTTCGACGAGGGCGGCGATATCACCGCCTATCTCGATTTGTCCAGAGCTAAGCGTCC encodes the following:
- a CDS encoding alpha/beta fold hydrolase, whose translation is MFGEIKNTQGEKLDYIYHKGGELKQIVVIGHGVTGNKDRPFVVALAEALEKSGVNVLRFSFSGNGDSEGKFTDSTISKEVEDLGAVLDTLSGYEILYVGHSMGGAVGVLRTSQDNRINALVSLSGMVDTAEFYKREFGMLKAGEGFMWDEETCPLSQAYVDDMLQIGNVLAQGAKIKVPWLLVHGTEDDVVPIKDSEDIFAKAHEPKELFTIPGSNHVFSNEHTAPMIEKVVPWVKKQFAH
- a CDS encoding pirin family protein, whose amino-acid sequence is MGPWRHWALLKGTNMMIKRSSRERGHADHGWLNSYHSFSFADYDDPADMGYRSLRVINEDIVQPSMGFPLHPHRDMEIITYVISGQLQHHDSMGNGSIIHPGEIQTMSAGTGSRHSEFNASNQDPVHLLQIWIHPEKTGLTPGYAEWKPAQFAAKDNLTLIVSADGAGDSAQIAQDARIYLCKPAAGESLKLPIASGRGIWVQVSKGTLTINGLSLQAGDAATLEEESLATFESDDLGEALVFDLK
- a CDS encoding DoxX family protein: MKLFAQYAHWMTEGRKLLFADFGILLLRLWIGLLMIFNHGLGKFQNLLSDNPQFMGVLGLDVKTSLALAVFAELLCSTALILGFCSRLALTQLIATMAIAFIVVHKLALSGEQTGELAFVYLAIYLTLFITGPGRFSIDALITHHFKKAA
- a CDS encoding NAD(P)H-dependent oxidoreductase, which gives rise to MKTLLHIDSSPRGDRSISRTIAHEFIDAWKTNHADVNIVYRDLAKEIPPHVTLPWILGAYHLPGKESVEAVQAMKISDVLIDEFLAADYYVMSVPMHNFGISSIFKTYIDQIVRIGRTFNSSWQGLVSAGKKMCVLTARGGAYAAQSPIAVYDQQEPYIRTVFGFIGVTDITFVNAEGINVPDIGKDKAIETARQQIAPLVVNW
- a CDS encoding MarR family transcriptional regulator — encoded protein: MVTENVKGVHLWLVLWKASRAMESYDRKSIQALDLCLSDFGVLEVLLHKGALPVNTIGKKILLTSGSITTSIDRLEKRSLVRRTVCPDDARKTLVYLTDKGHRLIVQAFSAHEQRMEKAVSGLTDEEKSSLVSLLKKLGTSVPIP
- a CDS encoding hemolysin III family protein; this encodes MTLKHLFKPREQTLGEEIANSISHGVGLVAALVLAPILIIFAFQKGNSHTVIAAGIFAATVILLYLASTLYHALPHKKAKKVLRIFDHSAIFLLIAGSYTPFTVGLLKGVWGWTLFGVVWGLAIVGIGLKIGFGTRYPKISTTLYLLMGWLVVFAIKPLWTQMPREGFYWLVAGGLAYTLGVFFFAAERIRYNHFIWHLFVLAGTTCHYVMILFYV
- a CDS encoding DUF2237 domain-containing protein codes for the protein MTQASNVLGTPLIPCCYEPMTGFYRDGYCHTGPGDLGLHTVCCVMNDEFLEFSAQQGNDLSTPMPEYQFPGLKAGDKWCLCVTRWAEAYNAGSAPAIILEATHISALEFVTLEELKQHAVI
- a CDS encoding BrnT family toxin → MEFEFNSEKSEKNRVKHGIDFLTAQELWQDEARLIVPARSADEPREAIIATLGKACWTGIYTIRNEKIRIMSVRRSRDEEKQNYDQGC